In a single window of the Papaver somniferum cultivar HN1 chromosome 8, ASM357369v1, whole genome shotgun sequence genome:
- the LOC113303912 gene encoding dynein light chain LC6, flagellar outer arm-like: MLEGKALVEDTDMPLKMQIQAMTSASQAVDLYDVFDCKSIAAKIKKEFDMIYGSGWQCIVGSSFGCYFTHSEGTFIYFTLETLNFLIFKGSSSSNTGLHCN; this comes from the exons ATGTTGGAAGGTAAAGCACTGGTAGAGGACACAGACATGCCATTGAAGATGCAAATCCAAGCCATGACTTCGGCTTCGCAAGCAGTCGACTTGTACGACGTCTTCGATTGTAAATCCATTGCCGCCAAAATTAAAAAG GAATTCGACATGATATACGGATCAGGGTGGCAGTGCATTGTGGGTTCTAGCTTCGGTTGTTACTTCACTCATTCTGAAGGCACTTTCATCTATTTTACACTGGAAACACTCAATTTCCTCATCTTCAAAGGCTCTTCTTCTAGTAATACTGGTTTACACTGTAATTGA
- the LOC113303908 gene encoding uncharacterized protein LOC113303908: MPQDSLKSVVYRSLVSCDDPNGVEENETIKKSKKRRNLISTTPRKTTPTRNDSYRGDDRNAPQSSSHQLLEVSRGAQNLNHMIDSWSNGSIMNGQHSDDIARDLLRGALDLQDSLIMLCKMQEASKYMSQLKNKHELQIQEFDEVGTGRVDSGRFRIEKVDSGRFGIERVDSGRFGVERVDSGRFGIEKVDSGRFEDSGRYGVERVESGRFGIEKVDSGRFGVERVDSGRYAERVHRGNIENSRLSAGGSSKNCSDELKKVIRDSLSRQNLLPVSSNEENASLNSVSDVPTTSSGHSSTVLSNDFASVDSSLSSTRTQKKAKSRSVIAKLMGLEDFPSEPTQLAPAKLPDYEKDLIPRRPISDVEKPKAVNPYFVSRISDPERTLQEIIETMQFKGLLQSKSKSLSHFPKKSVSKHLLVDDEMPPIVIIKPMRLKRFSQEEGASLYYKGKSRRTEDERFVEDLVTEEPKVIIGELEVTEENVIEVTPQDREILHSKTMSGGMKAKGETRARKVIREDGNLLSKQILKKPRPKTPELASTHKTKDSSVAPAPKIEKIEKTNSKVGKIEQTLPTRKKPVQKEIAKASTPARSLEHVRAISTKVRKLESGSNATRDHVHHQQVTTPNPVLKHSVKPVQGNVTDQKKKLRTRKAKPVRDSLLDAPIINTSHCKDGANEIHQADSLSTVSTSTSTSTDTQHSPGKDEDPEAGKVQMRDYKHEDQTVPGEVTLQIDERSSDISSSEEAKQDFDHKKAIPLPRIDMKEFLLSSVSFVNYAEDLFDLNVNQLMVLQTTSFEDVGMIKSRLYLDCASELMEHKSHWNSQSRHPLIRTHCANSRAGISLDGLVEEICIEMEILKSYSKDDGDSIVPVDKLHKMLEIDLKRKEMLGNGGWDLGWTSGFSVDDAEHMIGIVEKEVLSELIDEFIAELIS, from the exons ATGCCTCAAGACAGTTTAAAATCAGTAGTTTATAGATCACTTGTATCATGTGATGATCCAAATGGAGTAGAAGAGAATGAGACaatcaaaaaatccaaaaaaagacGTAATTTGATTAGTACTACTCCCCGAAAGACGACGCCGACTCGGAACGATTCATATAGAGGAGATGATAGAAATGCTCCACAATCTTCATCACATCAGTTGTTAGAGGTTTCGAGAGGAGCTCAAAATCTAAACCATATGATTGATTCATGGTCAAATGGGAGCATTATGAATGGGCAGCATTCAGATGATATTGCAAGAGATCTTTTGAGAGGTGCTTTAGATCTTCAAGACTCTCTTATCATGCTTTGCAAGATGCAAGAAGCTTCGAAATATATGTCTCAGTTGAAGAATAAACATGAATTGCAAATTCAAGAATTCGATGAAGTGGGTACCGGAAGAGTGGATTCAGGCCGGTTTAGGATTGAAAAGGTTGATTCCGGGAGGTTTGGAATTGAAAGAGTTGATTCTGGGCGCTTTGGAGTTGAAAGAGTTGATTCTGGGCGCTTTGGAATTGAGAAGGTAGATTCTGGGCGCTTTGAAGATTCAGGGCGATATGGAGTTGAAAGAGTCGAGTCAGGGCGCTTTGGAATTGAGAAGGTTGATTCTGGGCGCTTTGGTGTTGAAAGAGTTGATTCCGGGAGGTATGCCGAGAGAGTTCACCGTGGAAATATTGAGAATTCACGGCTTTCGGCTGGTGGGTCGTCGAAGAATTGCAGCGACGAGCTCAAGAAAGTTATAAGAGATAGTCTTTCGCGGCAAAACTTGTTGCCAGTCTCTTCAAATGAAGAAAATGCATCTCTAAATTCAGTTTCAGACGTTCCAACCACGAGCTCAGGTCACTCTTCAACGGTTTTGTCAAATGATTTCGCTTCCGTTGACAGTTCTCTATCATCTACAAGGACACAGAAGAAGGCAAAATCACGTAGTGTGATTGCAAAGCTTATGGGTCTTGAAGATTTTCCGTCAGAACCCACGCAACTTGCTCCAGCGAAACTACCAGATTACGAGAAGGATTTGATTCCTCGAAGACCCATATCGGATGTTGAGAAACCAAAGGCAGTGAATCCGTACTTTGTCAGTCGGATTTCGGACCCGGAGAGGACTCTACAGGAAATCATTGAGACCATGCAGTTTAAGGGGCTTCTGCAGAGTAAAAGCAAGTCACTGTCGCATTTTCCCAAGAAATCAGTTTCAAAACATTTACTAGTAGATGATGAAATGCCTCCAATTGTGATTATTAAGCCTATGCGCTTGAAGAGGTTTAGTCAAGAAGAAGGAGCCTCGTTATACTATAAGGGAAAGTCAAGAAGAACGGAAGATGAAAGGTTTGTTGAGGATTTGGTTACCGAGGAGCCAAAAGTGATTATCGGAGAGTTGGAAGTTACAGAAGAGAATGTAATTGAAGTTACTCCCCAGGATCGAGAAATTCTGCACTCTAAAACTATGAGTGGGGGAATGAAAGCAAAAGGAGAAACTCGAGCCAGAAAAGTAATCCGCGAAGATGGAAATCTCTTGTCTAAACAGATACTCAAGAAACCACGGCCGAAAACTCCAGAACTGGCTTCAACCCATAAAACAAAAGATTCTTCTGTTGCTCCTGCTCCTAAAATTGAGAAAATAGAGAAGACTAACAGCAAAGTAGGCAAAATTGAACAGACGTTGCCCACGAGAAAAAAGCCAGTGCAAAAGGAGATTGCAAAAGCATCAACTCCAGCACGATCACTTGAACATGTCAGAGCAATCTCTACTAAAGTGAGGAAGCTGGAAAGTGGATCCAACGCCACAAGGGATCACGTGCATCACCAACAAGTTACCACTCCAAACCCTGTCTTGAAACATTCAGTAAAACCCGTGCAGGGAAATGTTACTGATCAAAAGAAGAAACTTCGGACAAGGAAAGCAAAACCAGTGAGAGATTCTCTGCTAGATGCTCCCATT ATAAACACTTCACATTGCAAAGATGGAGCAAATGAAATCCATCAGGCAGATTCATTGAGTACTGTTTCTACTTCTACAAGCACCTCTACTGATACTCAACACTCACCAGGCAAAGATGAAGATCCAGAGGCCGGGAAAGTTCAGATGagag ATTACAAACACGAAGATCAAACTGTTCCCGGTGAAGTTACCTTGCAGATCGATGAACGTAGCAGTGACATCTCATCTTCAGAAGAGGCAAAGCAGGATTTTGACCATAAAAAGGCTATCCCTTTGCCTAGAATCGATATGAAGGAGTTTTTATTAAGCAGTGTATCATTTGTCAATTACGCAGAGGACCTCTTTGATCTCAATGTAAACCAACTAATGGTTTTACAAACAACGTCATTCGAAGATGTTGGTATGATCAAAAGCAGACTCTACTTGGATTGTGCGAGTGAGCTTATGGAACATAAAAGCCACTGGAACTCACAATCACGTCATCCTCTTATAAGGACCCATTGCGCAAATTCAAGAGCTGGCATATCTCTAGATGGGTTGGTTGAAGAAATTTGCATTGAAATGGAGATTCTGAAAAGTTACAGTAAAGATGATGGTGACAGTATTGTGCCTGTAGATAAACTGCACAAGATGTTGGAAATTGATCTCAAGAGGAAAGAAATGCTGGGTAATGGGGGATGGGATTTGGGTTGGACAAGCGGATTTTCTGTCGATGATGCTGAGCACATGATAGGTATAGTGGAGAAGGAAGTTCTAAGTGAACTGATTGATGAGTTCATTGCAGAACTAATAAGTTAA